The Lysobacter luteus genome contains the following window.
GAGCGTCCTGGCGAGGCGGTCCGGCCCCGGATCGAGCGCTATGCGTGGCCACTCGGCGGCGCACTGGCGCTTGCACTGCTGGCTTTCGTAAGGCCCCGATGGAGGCGCGCATGAACGCCTCCGGGCTCGCTGCGGACCTGGCGGCGCTTCACTTTCTCCGCCCGGCGTGGCTGTGGGCGTTGCTCGCGCTGCCGCTGCTGGCGATGTGGTGGCGGTCGCGCAGGCGGCGGGCAAGCATCTGGCGCGAGGCGGTCGACCCGCACCTCCTGCAGGCGCTGCTGGGCAAGACCGGCGGCCGCGCCCAGAGCGCTCCCGCGCTCATCGCCGCACTGGGCTGGACCCTCGCGGTGGTGGCACTGGCCGGCCCCAGCTGGCGCCAGGTCGAGCAACCGCTGTGGCAGAGCGCCTCGCCGCTGGTGATTGCGCTGGACCTGTCCGGCACCGTGATGGCCGCCGACGTGCCTCCCAGCCGGCTCGCCCAGGCGCGCGCCAAGGTGGCGACACTGCTGGCCGAACGCGATGGTGGCCAAGTCGGGCTGGTCGCGTTTGCCGACGACGCCTTCACCGTCGCGCCGCTTACGCCGGATGCCGCCAACGTCGCGCTGTTCCTCGATGCGCTGCATCCGGGCGTGATGCCGGTGGACGGCCAGCGGCTGGATCGTGCGATTGCTTGGTCGACGGGTCTATTGCGCCAGGCCGGCTTCGACAGCGGAGACATCCTGGTGCTGACCGACGACGCAGATGCGGCCGCGCGTGACGCGGCGGCCAACGCAGCGGCGCAGGGGTACCGCGTGTCGGCCCTCGGTGTGGGCAGCACCGCCGGTGCCCCCTACCGGCTTGCAAGCGGTGGGTTTGCCACGGTGCGGCTCGATCCCGGTTCGCTGCGGGAGTTGGCGGCCGCCGGTGGTGGCCGATACGCGACGATCACCAGCGACCGCGGCGACCTGGATGCGCTCGGCGTACTCGAACCGCGCTCCGGCGATGGTACCCACCAGCCCGGGGAGCGCGGACGCAGCTGGCAGGACGGCGGGTTCTGGCTGTTGCCGCCGCTGATGCTGCTGGCGTTGCTCGCGTTCCGCCGCGGCGCGCCGGCGGTGATGCTGGTGCTGGTGCTGTGGTGGCCGGGACGGGTGGCGGCCAGCGACCTCTGGCAACGGCCCGACCAGCGTGCCTACCAGCAGATGCAGCAAGCCGCCGAGGCGTATCGGAACGGCGACTTCGACGACGCGGCCGAGCGTTACGCCCAGGTCGAGGGTGCGGACGCGGACTACAACCGTGGCAACGCACTCGCCAAGGCGGGCCATTACCCCCAGGCGATCGAGGCCTACGAGGAGGCGCTTCGCCAGGATCCCGGCATGGAGGACGCCATCGCCAACAAGCGAGCGGTCGAGGCGGCGATGAACCGGCAACCCCCGCAAGGCCCCCAGTCCGGCCAGCAGGACGGGGACGACGACAGCCAGCAACCGGGTGACGGCCAGGGTTCGCCCGGTGCAGGCCAGCCGTCGGGCGCGGGCGGGGACAGCGACGCGGACGACGCGGCGCCCCCGCCCGAAGGCCGGCCCGACGACGCCGGTGCCGACAAACCGTCCGAACGCGACAGCGACACCCCGCCACCCGACGCCGAAGCCCAGTCGGCGGCCGATGCGGCGCAGCGCGAACAGATGCGGAAGGCCCTGCAGGACGCCACGCAGCCATCGGCAGAAGAGGGTGAAACCCCCGCCGAGGCCACCGAGACCCCCGAACAACGCGAGCGCCGCCTCGCCAATGAAGCCTGGTTGCGGCGCATTCCCGATGATCCCGGCGGGCTGCTGCGCGAGAAGTTCCGGCTCGAGCACCAGCGCCGGCAGATGCAACAAGGCTGGGAGCCCCGATGAAGCACGCATCCATTCCTTCGGCACATCGATACCGCGCCTGGTTGCAGGCCCTGTCGTTGCTCCTGCTGTGCATGGCCGCCAGCAGCG
Protein-coding sequences here:
- a CDS encoding VWA domain-containing protein; translation: MNASGLAADLAALHFLRPAWLWALLALPLLAMWWRSRRRRASIWREAVDPHLLQALLGKTGGRAQSAPALIAALGWTLAVVALAGPSWRQVEQPLWQSASPLVIALDLSGTVMAADVPPSRLAQARAKVATLLAERDGGQVGLVAFADDAFTVAPLTPDAANVALFLDALHPGVMPVDGQRLDRAIAWSTGLLRQAGFDSGDILVLTDDADAAARDAAANAAAQGYRVSALGVGSTAGAPYRLASGGFATVRLDPGSLRELAAAGGGRYATITSDRGDLDALGVLEPRSGDGTHQPGERGRSWQDGGFWLLPPLMLLALLAFRRGAPAVMLVLVLWWPGRVAASDLWQRPDQRAYQQMQQAAEAYRNGDFDDAAERYAQVEGADADYNRGNALAKAGHYPQAIEAYEEALRQDPGMEDAIANKRAVEAAMNRQPPQGPQSGQQDGDDDSQQPGDGQGSPGAGQPSGAGGDSDADDAAPPPEGRPDDAGADKPSERDSDTPPPDAEAQSAADAAQREQMRKALQDATQPSAEEGETPAEATETPEQRERRLANEAWLRRIPDDPGGLLREKFRLEHQRRQMQQGWEPR